One genomic segment of Streptomyces sp. NBC_00239 includes these proteins:
- a CDS encoding MHYT domain-containing protein, protein MSGTYGTVDGFSYGLITPLAAYLMACLGGALGLRCTTRSLLVERSWRPGWLALGATAIGSGIWTMHFIAMMGFSVAESPLNYDKRTTFASLGVAIVMVGIGIFIVGYRGSTPMSLVTGGTITGLGVASMHYLGMAGMRLHGHLEYDTKVVALSVVVAVVASTAALWAAVSVRGLLPAIGASLVMGLAVTGMHYTAMTALRVRIGGGYGELAGDRPTTLLAPLLIGPVVFLIVAAVVVMFDPLLVMGTQDWQKPGEVRYREPVPQRPVWPARPTYEDSSYPREP, encoded by the coding sequence ATGTCCGGCACGTACGGCACGGTCGACGGCTTCAGCTATGGCCTGATCACGCCCCTCGCGGCGTACCTCATGGCCTGCCTGGGCGGCGCGCTCGGACTCCGTTGCACGACCCGGTCCCTCCTCGTCGAGCGCTCCTGGCGGCCCGGCTGGTTGGCCCTGGGGGCGACCGCCATCGGATCCGGAATCTGGACCATGCATTTCATTGCGATGATGGGCTTTTCCGTCGCCGAGTCGCCACTGAACTACGACAAACGGACCACGTTCGCGAGCCTCGGAGTTGCGATCGTGATGGTCGGGATCGGGATCTTCATCGTGGGATACCGGGGCAGCACCCCGATGTCCCTCGTCACCGGCGGCACCATCACCGGCCTCGGCGTCGCCTCCATGCACTACCTGGGCATGGCCGGCATGCGGCTGCACGGGCACCTGGAGTACGACACGAAAGTGGTGGCGCTGTCGGTCGTCGTCGCCGTCGTCGCCTCCACCGCCGCCCTCTGGGCCGCCGTCAGCGTCCGCGGACTGCTGCCCGCGATCGGCGCCAGCCTGGTGATGGGGCTCGCCGTCACCGGCATGCACTACACCGCGATGACCGCGCTGCGGGTCCGGATCGGCGGCGGGTACGGGGAGCTCGCCGGCGACCGGCCCACCACCCTGCTGGCACCCCTGCTGATCGGCCCGGTGGTCTTCCTGATCGTGGCCGCCGTGGTGGTCATGTTCGACCCGCTGCTGGTCATGGGCACCCAGGACTGGCAGAAGCCCGGCGAGGTGCGGTACCGGGAGCCCGTGCCCCAGCGCCCGGTGTGGCCCGCCCGGCCGACCTACGAGGATTCCTCGTACCCGCGGGAACCCTGA
- the uvrB gene encoding excinuclease ABC subunit UvrB, whose translation MRPVSKIERTVAPFEVVSPYQPSGDQPAAIAELEKRIRAGEKDVVLLGATGTGKSATTAWMIERLQRPTLVMAPNKTLAAQLANEFRELLPNNAVEYFVSYYDYYQPEAYVPQSDTYIEKDSSINEEVERLRHSATNSLLTRRDVIVVASVSCIYGLGTPQEYVDRMVPLKVGEEIDRDQLLRRFVDIQYTRNDVAFARGTFRVRGDTIEIFPVYEELAVRIEMFGDEIEALSTLHPLTGEVISEDRELYVFPASHYIAGPERMQKAIAGIETELADRLAELEKQGKLLEAQRLRMRTTYDLEMMQQIGSCSGIENYSLHMDGRERGSAPHTLIDYFPEDFLLVIDESHVTVPQIGAMYEGDASRKRTLVDHGFRLPSALDNRPLKWEEFLDRVGQTVYLSATPGKYELSRGDGFVEQIIRPTGLIDPEVVVKPTEGQIDDLVHEIRKRTEKDERVLVTTLTKKMAEDLTDYFLELGIQVRYLHSDVDTLRRIELLRELRAGEYDVLVGINLLREGLDLPEVSLVAILDADKEGFLRSGTSLIQTIGRAARNVSGEVHMYADKMTPAMEKAIEETNRRREKQVAYNTANGIDPQPLRKKINDIVATIAREEIDTEELLGSGYRQAKEGKGAKAPVPALGGKAAKGGGKAAKGAKREVLTDRPAAELAELIEEMTARMRAAAADLQFEVAARIRDEVGELKKELRQMKEAGIA comes from the coding sequence ATGCGGCCCGTATCGAAGATCGAACGCACGGTGGCCCCCTTCGAGGTGGTCAGTCCCTACCAGCCCAGCGGCGACCAGCCGGCGGCCATCGCCGAGCTGGAGAAGCGCATCCGCGCGGGTGAGAAGGACGTCGTACTGCTCGGCGCCACCGGCACCGGAAAGTCGGCGACCACCGCCTGGATGATCGAGCGGCTCCAGCGCCCGACCCTGGTCATGGCGCCGAACAAGACCCTCGCGGCCCAGCTGGCGAACGAGTTCCGCGAGCTCCTGCCGAACAACGCGGTCGAGTACTTCGTCTCGTACTACGACTACTACCAGCCCGAGGCGTACGTCCCGCAGTCGGACACCTACATCGAGAAGGACTCCTCGATCAACGAGGAGGTGGAGCGGCTGCGGCACTCCGCCACCAACTCGCTGCTGACCCGCCGCGACGTGATCGTCGTCGCGTCCGTCTCCTGCATCTACGGCCTCGGCACCCCGCAGGAGTACGTGGACCGCATGGTCCCCCTCAAGGTCGGCGAGGAGATCGACCGCGACCAGCTGCTGCGCCGCTTCGTCGACATCCAGTACACGCGCAACGACGTGGCCTTCGCCCGCGGCACCTTCCGGGTGCGCGGCGACACCATCGAGATCTTCCCGGTCTACGAGGAGCTCGCCGTCCGCATCGAGATGTTCGGCGACGAGATCGAGGCGCTGTCCACGCTCCACCCGCTGACCGGCGAGGTCATCAGCGAGGACCGCGAGCTGTACGTGTTCCCCGCCAGCCACTACATCGCCGGCCCCGAGCGCATGCAGAAGGCCATCGCCGGGATCGAGACCGAGCTCGCCGACCGACTCGCCGAGCTGGAGAAGCAGGGCAAGCTGCTGGAAGCCCAGCGGCTGCGCATGCGCACCACGTACGACCTGGAGATGATGCAGCAGATCGGCTCCTGTTCCGGCATCGAGAACTATTCGCTCCACATGGACGGCCGGGAGCGCGGGTCCGCGCCGCACACCCTCATTGATTACTTCCCCGAAGACTTCCTTCTGGTCATCGACGAGTCGCACGTGACGGTCCCTCAGATCGGCGCCATGTACGAGGGCGACGCCTCCCGCAAGCGGACGCTCGTCGACCACGGCTTCCGTCTGCCCTCCGCGCTCGACAACCGGCCCCTGAAGTGGGAGGAGTTCCTCGACCGGGTGGGCCAGACGGTCTACCTGTCCGCCACTCCCGGCAAGTACGAGCTCTCGCGCGGCGACGGCTTCGTCGAGCAGATCATCCGGCCGACCGGCCTCATCGACCCGGAGGTCGTCGTCAAGCCCACCGAGGGCCAGATCGACGACCTGGTGCACGAGATCCGCAAGCGCACCGAGAAGGACGAGCGGGTCCTGGTCACCACCCTCACCAAGAAGATGGCCGAGGACCTCACCGACTACTTCCTGGAGCTCGGCATCCAGGTCCGCTACCTGCACAGCGACGTGGACACGCTGCGCCGCATCGAGCTGCTGCGCGAGCTGCGGGCCGGCGAGTACGACGTCCTGGTCGGCATCAACCTGCTCCGCGAGGGCCTCGACCTGCCCGAGGTGTCGCTCGTCGCGATCCTCGACGCCGACAAGGAGGGCTTCCTGCGCTCCGGGACCTCCCTCATCCAGACCATCGGCCGGGCCGCGCGCAACGTCTCCGGCGAGGTCCACATGTACGCCGACAAGATGACCCCGGCGATGGAGAAGGCCATCGAGGAGACCAACCGCCGCCGGGAGAAGCAGGTCGCGTACAACACGGCGAACGGCATCGACCCGCAGCCGCTGCGCAAGAAGATCAACGACATCGTCGCGACGATCGCCCGCGAGGAGATCGACACCGAGGAGCTGCTGGGCAGCGGATACCGGCAGGCCAAGGAGGGCAAGGGGGCCAAGGCGCCCGTGCCCGCGCTCGGCGGCAAGGCGGCCAAGGGCGGCGGCAAGGCCGCCAAGGGGGCCAAGAGGGAGGTCCTCACCGACCGGCCGGCCGCCGAACTGGCCGAGCTGATCGAGGAGATGACCGCGCGGATGCGGGCCGCCGCCGCGGACCT